A portion of the Thermus thermamylovorans genome contains these proteins:
- a CDS encoding protoglobin domain-containing protein produces MKGAVRLSEEAMVLDLPPLPEEVFADLLAFGGLGEEEKRAMRLDAERLLEGAAAFVARVYDHLSRHPGTARALGWEGRVPEEELYLRRAFFSAWLARTLGVDTSGEFAREVYRAGLWHGGLGPKGALIPPEYVGLSFAEVGRYVAERVRDVRPWLVYLSAQEEVMRKGFDAALALREGKAAVRFQALGLAHPALPRPLSLRAGGVGEALLKALAVNPALRDLALEPLPAEEEVGLWLSPKTLWRLRPRWAVLLNGRDVGYLQGLATPLGEGDRLTLLPPGR; encoded by the coding sequence ATGAAGGGAGCGGTGCGCCTGTCCGAGGAGGCCATGGTCCTGGACCTGCCGCCTTTGCCCGAGGAGGTCTTCGCCGACCTTCTCGCCTTTGGCGGGCTAGGGGAGGAGGAGAAACGGGCCATGCGCCTGGATGCGGAGAGGCTTCTGGAGGGGGCCGCGGCCTTCGTGGCCCGGGTCTACGACCACCTGAGCCGCCACCCCGGCACCGCCCGCGCCCTGGGCTGGGAGGGGAGGGTGCCTGAGGAGGAGCTTTACCTGAGGCGGGCCTTCTTCTCCGCCTGGCTGGCCCGCACCCTGGGGGTGGATACCTCGGGGGAGTTTGCCCGGGAGGTGTACCGGGCGGGGCTTTGGCATGGAGGGCTTGGGCCCAAGGGGGCCTTGATCCCCCCGGAGTACGTGGGCCTTTCCTTCGCCGAGGTGGGGCGGTACGTGGCGGAAAGGGTGCGGGACGTGCGCCCCTGGCTCGTCTACCTCTCCGCTCAGGAGGAGGTGATGCGGAAGGGGTTTGACGCCGCCCTTGCCCTTAGGGAGGGGAAGGCCGCCGTGCGCTTCCAAGCGTTGGGCCTGGCCCACCCCGCCCTGCCCCGGCCCCTTTCCTTGCGGGCAGGGGGCGTGGGGGAGGCCCTCCTCAAGGCCTTGGCCGTGAACCCGGCGCTGCGGGATCTGGCCCTGGAGCCCCTCCCCGCCGAGGAGGAGGTGGGGCTCTGGCTTTCCCCCAAGACCCTCTGGCGGCTTAGGCCCCGCTGGGCGGTCCTCCTCAACGGCCGGGACGTGGGCTACCTTCAGGGCCTGGCCACCCCCTTGGGGGAGGGGGACCGCCTCACCCTCCTGCCCCCGGGGCGGTGA
- a CDS encoding metal-sulfur cluster assembly factor gives MNPLEEQAWNLLRTVYDPELGLDVVNLGLIYEVRVEPPRAYVRMTLTTPGCPLHDSMGEAVRQALSRLPGIEEVAVELTFDPPWTPARLSPEARRLLGWA, from the coding sequence ATGAACCCCTTGGAGGAGCAAGCCTGGAACCTCTTGCGGACGGTCTACGACCCCGAGCTGGGCCTGGACGTGGTGAACCTGGGGCTCATCTATGAGGTAAGGGTGGAGCCCCCTAGGGCCTACGTGCGCATGACCCTCACCACCCCGGGCTGTCCCCTGCACGACAGCATGGGGGAGGCGGTGCGGCAGGCCCTTTCCCGCCTCCCGGGGATCGAGGAGGTGGCGGTGGAGCTGACCTTTGACCCCCCCTGGACCCCGGCCCGCCTCTCCCCGGAGGCCCGGCGGCTCCTGGGCTGGGCCTAA
- a CDS encoding PAS domain S-box protein, with protein MRLSGPWKIALAYALFSLAWILGSDQLLLHLLPDPQTLTRWQTGKGLLFVLLSALVVYALARGLEGERKRAMQALEASERRFRALVEGGRELVLVLDGEGRIAYASPNVAQVLGYDPQRYGQAELYALEFLHPEDRTRAKALLEDLLGDPGATREGGFRLRDAQGRVRFLRVWGRNLFQDPAVRGIVLNVRDESELEEERSRLQGLLEALPGRVFQARVPEGTDPAFLPLLYASPQGEGLLGYPPQGLAADPEAFYAQVHPEDRRKAQEACREAVAHPGKVQSVTYRFWHGRKGDWVWLRDTLVYDPQSRLLTGYGSDVTEAVAAEERFRLLFQAHPLPMWVYDRETYRFLEVNEAALAKYGYTREEFLSMTLLEIRPERERPQLLEELQRERPPLQRSGPWTHRLKDGREIQVEIHSHTLDYAGRPAALVVALDVTEKLRAEATLRESEALFRTLAETAPALILLWQEERLTFANREALRLTGYTLEELRARPVWEFVHPADRELVRQRGLARLRGENPPGRYPFRILAKGGEVRWLDYSAARVEVGGQPAVLGIGLDVTEAKERELALEAFAQVSLALRQSEDLKAMMEAALDAVLALMEAPAGSILLYDQETGRLEEAASRGWLKEIPTPLTLAEGGMVARAFRGEVVVSRDLREDPRVRPGARGLVPEGYSGVVVPLLAGQEAIGALTLAWPHPRTPTPGEVERAQLLAETMGNAVRRASLRRKLAKRVEHLEALRLLDQAILASLDLGPSLEVLLDQVMRLPLDAAALFLYEPREKGLRLEGHRGFLSPKAFLPKEIRLGQGHAGRAALEGRKVAADDLAREPGAHPDFTLQEGLVAERAYPLLAKGKLLGVLAVFTRRPWDLPPEDEEFLETLAAQGAIALDNARTFQELLRSQRDLEAAYDLTLWGWAKAVELRDQETAGHTERVTGLALRLARALGVPEEDLDHLRRGAILHDVGKLAIPDAVLLKPGPLSEEEWAVMKKHPVYAYEWLSGIPFLRKALEIPYAHHERWDGSGYPRGLKGLEIPLSARIFAVVDVYDALTSDRPYRKAWPREKALAYLEEQAGQQFDPEVVAAFLELMAGEGHLLS; from the coding sequence GTGAGGCTCAGCGGCCCTTGGAAGATCGCCCTGGCCTACGCCCTCTTTTCCCTGGCGTGGATTCTGGGAAGCGACCAGCTTCTCCTCCACCTCCTGCCGGACCCCCAGACCCTCACCCGCTGGCAGACGGGGAAGGGCCTCCTCTTCGTCCTCCTCTCCGCCCTGGTGGTCTACGCCCTGGCCCGGGGCCTCGAGGGGGAAAGGAAGCGGGCCATGCAGGCCCTGGAGGCCTCGGAGCGGCGCTTCCGCGCCCTGGTGGAGGGGGGGCGGGAGCTGGTCCTGGTGCTGGACGGGGAGGGCCGCATCGCCTACGCCTCGCCCAACGTGGCCCAGGTGCTGGGTTACGATCCCCAAAGGTACGGGCAGGCGGAACTTTACGCCCTGGAGTTCCTCCACCCCGAAGACCGGACCCGGGCCAAGGCCCTGCTGGAGGACCTCCTCGGGGACCCGGGGGCCACCCGGGAGGGCGGCTTCCGCCTGCGGGACGCCCAGGGGCGGGTGCGCTTTCTGCGGGTATGGGGGAGGAACCTGTTCCAGGATCCGGCCGTGAGGGGCATCGTCTTGAACGTCCGGGACGAAAGCGAGCTGGAGGAGGAACGCTCCCGGCTCCAGGGGCTTTTGGAAGCCCTCCCCGGCCGGGTGTTCCAGGCCCGCGTGCCGGAAGGGACCGACCCCGCCTTCCTCCCCCTCCTCTACGCCTCCCCCCAGGGGGAAGGGCTCCTGGGATACCCCCCTCAGGGGCTGGCCGCCGACCCGGAGGCCTTCTACGCCCAGGTGCACCCCGAGGACCGGAGGAAGGCCCAGGAAGCCTGCCGGGAGGCGGTGGCCCATCCGGGGAAGGTGCAAAGCGTCACCTACCGCTTCTGGCACGGGAGGAAGGGGGACTGGGTCTGGCTGCGGGACACCTTGGTCTACGACCCCCAAAGCCGCCTCCTCACCGGCTACGGCTCGGACGTCACGGAAGCGGTGGCGGCCGAGGAACGCTTCCGCCTCCTCTTCCAGGCCCATCCCCTGCCCATGTGGGTCTACGACCGGGAAACCTACCGCTTCCTGGAGGTGAACGAGGCGGCCCTCGCCAAGTACGGCTACACCCGGGAGGAGTTCCTCTCCATGACCCTTCTGGAAATCCGCCCGGAGCGGGAGCGGCCCCAGCTCCTGGAGGAACTCCAACGGGAAAGGCCCCCGCTGCAGCGTTCCGGCCCCTGGACCCACCGCCTGAAGGACGGGCGGGAGATCCAGGTGGAGATCCACTCCCACACCCTGGACTATGCGGGCCGGCCCGCCGCCTTGGTGGTGGCCCTGGACGTGACGGAGAAGCTCCGGGCCGAGGCCACCCTGCGGGAGTCCGAGGCCCTCTTCCGCACCCTGGCGGAGACCGCCCCCGCCCTCATCCTCCTGTGGCAGGAGGAGCGCCTCACCTTCGCCAACCGGGAGGCCCTGCGCCTCACCGGCTACACCCTGGAGGAGCTCCGAGCCCGCCCCGTCTGGGAGTTCGTCCACCCCGCCGACCGGGAGCTGGTGCGGCAACGGGGCCTGGCCCGTCTGCGGGGGGAAAACCCCCCGGGCCGCTACCCTTTCCGCATCCTCGCCAAAGGGGGCGAGGTGCGCTGGCTGGACTACTCCGCCGCCCGCGTGGAGGTGGGGGGCCAGCCCGCCGTCCTGGGCATCGGCCTGGACGTCACCGAGGCCAAGGAGCGGGAGCTGGCCCTGGAGGCCTTCGCCCAGGTGAGCCTGGCCCTGCGGCAGAGCGAGGACCTCAAGGCGATGATGGAAGCCGCCCTGGACGCGGTGCTGGCCCTCATGGAGGCCCCGGCGGGGAGCATCCTCCTCTACGACCAGGAGACGGGCCGCCTGGAGGAGGCGGCCAGCCGGGGCTGGCTCAAGGAGATCCCCACGCCCCTCACCCTGGCCGAGGGAGGGATGGTGGCCCGGGCCTTCCGGGGGGAGGTGGTGGTGAGCCGGGACCTCCGGGAAGACCCCCGGGTGCGCCCCGGGGCCAGGGGCCTGGTTCCCGAGGGCTACAGCGGGGTGGTGGTCCCCCTCCTGGCGGGCCAGGAGGCCATCGGGGCCCTCACCCTGGCCTGGCCCCACCCCCGCACCCCCACCCCGGGGGAGGTGGAGCGGGCCCAGCTTCTGGCGGAAACCATGGGCAACGCCGTGCGGCGGGCGAGCCTCCGCCGCAAGCTCGCCAAGCGGGTGGAGCACCTTGAGGCCCTGCGCCTTCTGGACCAGGCCATCCTGGCCTCTTTGGACCTGGGGCCCAGCCTCGAGGTCCTCTTGGACCAGGTGATGCGCCTGCCCCTGGACGCCGCTGCCCTCTTCCTCTACGAACCCAGGGAAAAGGGCCTCAGGCTGGAGGGCCACCGGGGATTCCTCTCCCCCAAGGCCTTCCTGCCCAAAGAGATCCGCCTGGGCCAGGGCCACGCGGGCCGGGCCGCCCTGGAGGGGCGCAAGGTGGCCGCGGACGACCTCGCCCGGGAACCCGGGGCCCACCCGGACTTCACCCTCCAAGAGGGCCTGGTGGCGGAAAGGGCCTACCCTCTCCTCGCCAAGGGGAAGCTCCTCGGGGTTCTGGCCGTCTTCACCCGCAGGCCCTGGGACCTCCCCCCCGAGGACGAGGAGTTCCTGGAAACCCTGGCCGCCCAGGGGGCCATCGCCCTGGACAACGCCCGCACCTTCCAGGAGCTCCTCCGAAGCCAGCGGGACCTCGAGGCCGCCTACGACCTCACCCTCTGGGGCTGGGCCAAGGCGGTGGAGCTCCGCGACCAAGAGACCGCGGGCCACACCGAACGGGTCACCGGGCTGGCCCTGCGCCTCGCCCGCGCCCTGGGGGTGCCCGAGGAGGACCTGGACCACCTCAGGCGGGGGGCTATCCTCCACGACGTGGGCAAGCTGGCCATCCCCGACGCCGTCCTCCTCAAACCGGGCCCCCTCAGCGAGGAGGAGTGGGCCGTCATGAAGAAGCACCCCGTCTACGCCTACGAGTGGCTTTCCGGCATCCCCTTCCTCAGGAAGGCCCTGGAGATCCCCTACGCCCACCACGAGCGCTGGGATGGCTCCGGATACCCCCGGGGGCTCAAGGGCTTGGAGATCCCCCTCTCCGCCCGCATCTTCGCCGTGGTGGACGTCTACGACGCCCTCACCTCCGACCGGCCTTACCGGAAGGCCTGGCCCAGGGAAAAGGCCTTGGCCTACCTGGAGGAGCAAGCGGGCCAGCAGTTTGACCCCGAGGTGGTGGCGGCCTTCCTGGAGTTGATGGCCGGGGAAGGGCACCTCCTGTCCTAA
- a CDS encoding EAL domain-containing protein, with product MDGAPGTGLPQALLPLLREGLGGLVPALEQAARALAAHRAYLFRLEERAGTWYTSQLAEWSGPGTTPQIQNPALQGLPMRETGYGRWLDHFLEGRAVAGPVASFPEEERPLLEAQEIVSLLVVPIFVEGRLWGFLGVDDCERERGFAPGEEAFLRTLAEVLARTLELWERGRWLETLLEASPFYLARLDGEGRLLYANPAFRQAFPQGPPPFLAKPAAAPGHPQALFTRDGRAVEWALLEVPGPGGKALEVLALGVDVTEREEARGREARWSAFRKNLLRVYEILMAEGLSDSVFGHILEAAMDTIPAAQAGSVTVLMEDGHYHFVAAKGYDLHALRQVRLHPEEPLSLTGHAEAQVFTGRDLERFNRRLDEERRRVMEEAGRVQEIRAILSVPVYLAGERKAFLYLDNLEREDAFSPLDLELAQAFAGQLGLLLRRLELEGQMRHLAYHDPLTGLPNRLFFLEKLAQVLKEAKQEARGLAVLYLDLDGLKLVNDLDGHAAGDEVLRVVAARLRAALRPRDLLARQGGDEFLVLLTRLKDPKEAVGVAERLLEVVRLPLPLGSRVYHLSTSIGIALAEPGLSPGDLLQRADLALYRAKGEGKDRLAFFEAHLQEALRREMDLLEALREDLVRGDGLWLAYQPIVDLESGEKVALEALLRWRLAPPAEFIPLAERHRLMPELGRWVLRRACGERGRHGLPVHVNVSPVELLDPSYPERVAEALEATGCPPGDLVLEVTETSLIPDERGRDATQTLQALRGLGVRVFLDDFGSGYSSLERLAGLAVDGVKLGQAFTRALGCPPNPESPAARLVAAVLALAQALGLTAVAEGIEDEAALDYLKGLGFPLGQGFLWGRPAPL from the coding sequence ATGGACGGCGCACCCGGCACCGGACTGCCCCAGGCCCTCCTCCCCCTGCTGCGGGAGGGCCTTGGGGGCTTGGTGCCTGCCCTGGAGCAGGCGGCCCGGGCCCTCGCCGCCCACCGGGCCTACCTCTTCCGCCTCGAGGAGCGGGCAGGGACCTGGTACACCTCCCAGCTCGCGGAGTGGTCCGGCCCCGGCACCACCCCCCAGATCCAGAACCCCGCCCTGCAGGGCCTGCCCATGCGGGAAACGGGCTACGGGCGCTGGCTGGACCACTTCCTGGAGGGGCGGGCGGTGGCGGGCCCGGTGGCCTCCTTCCCCGAGGAGGAACGCCCCCTCTTGGAAGCGCAGGAGATCGTGAGCCTCCTGGTGGTGCCCATCTTCGTGGAGGGGCGGCTTTGGGGATTTTTAGGGGTGGACGACTGCGAGCGGGAACGGGGCTTCGCCCCGGGGGAGGAGGCCTTCTTGCGGACCCTGGCCGAGGTCCTGGCCCGTACCCTGGAGCTCTGGGAGCGGGGGCGCTGGCTGGAAACCCTCCTGGAGGCCTCCCCCTTTTACCTGGCCCGCCTGGACGGGGAGGGCCGCCTCCTCTACGCCAACCCCGCCTTCCGCCAGGCCTTCCCCCAGGGCCCTCCCCCCTTTCTGGCCAAGCCCGCGGCGGCCCCGGGCCATCCCCAGGCCCTTTTCACCCGGGATGGCCGGGCGGTGGAGTGGGCCCTCCTGGAGGTGCCGGGGCCCGGGGGAAAGGCCCTGGAGGTCCTGGCCCTGGGGGTAGACGTCACGGAAAGGGAGGAGGCCCGGGGCCGGGAGGCCCGTTGGAGCGCCTTCCGCAAGAACCTCTTGCGGGTCTACGAGATCCTCATGGCCGAGGGCCTTTCCGACTCCGTCTTCGGCCACATCCTCGAGGCCGCCATGGACACCATCCCTGCCGCCCAGGCGGGGAGCGTCACCGTCCTCATGGAGGACGGCCATTACCACTTCGTGGCCGCCAAGGGGTACGACCTGCACGCCCTGCGCCAAGTGCGCCTCCACCCCGAGGAACCCCTTTCCCTCACCGGGCACGCCGAGGCCCAGGTCTTCACCGGGCGGGATCTGGAGCGCTTCAACCGCCGCCTGGACGAGGAGAGGCGCCGGGTGATGGAGGAGGCGGGGCGGGTTCAGGAGATCCGGGCCATCCTCTCCGTGCCCGTCTACCTGGCGGGGGAGCGCAAGGCCTTCCTGTACCTGGACAACCTCGAGCGGGAGGACGCCTTCAGCCCCCTGGACCTGGAGCTGGCCCAGGCCTTCGCGGGCCAGCTCGGCCTCCTCCTGAGGCGGCTGGAGTTGGAGGGGCAGATGCGCCACCTGGCCTACCACGACCCCCTCACCGGCCTCCCCAACCGCCTCTTCTTCCTGGAGAAGCTGGCCCAGGTCCTGAAAGAGGCCAAGCAGGAGGCCAGGGGCCTTGCCGTCTTGTACCTGGACCTGGACGGGCTCAAGCTGGTCAACGACCTGGACGGCCACGCCGCCGGGGACGAGGTGCTCCGGGTGGTGGCGGCGAGGCTGAGGGCCGCCCTCCGCCCCCGGGACCTCCTGGCCCGCCAGGGGGGGGACGAGTTCCTGGTCCTCCTCACCCGGCTCAAGGACCCCAAGGAGGCGGTGGGGGTGGCGGAGCGGCTTTTAGAGGTGGTGCGCCTGCCCCTTCCCCTGGGAAGCCGGGTCTACCACCTCTCCACCTCCATCGGCATCGCCCTGGCCGAGCCCGGCCTCTCCCCCGGGGACCTCCTGCAGCGGGCCGACCTGGCCCTCTACCGGGCCAAGGGGGAGGGGAAGGACCGCCTGGCCTTCTTCGAGGCCCACCTGCAGGAGGCCCTGCGCCGGGAGATGGACCTCCTGGAGGCCCTGCGGGAAGACCTGGTGCGGGGGGATGGGCTCTGGCTGGCCTACCAGCCCATCGTGGACCTGGAGAGCGGGGAGAAGGTGGCCCTGGAGGCCCTCCTCCGCTGGCGGCTCGCCCCCCCTGCGGAGTTCATCCCCCTGGCGGAGCGCCACCGCCTCATGCCCGAGCTGGGCCGCTGGGTCCTGCGCCGGGCCTGCGGGGAGAGGGGGCGGCACGGCCTTCCCGTCCACGTGAACGTCAGCCCGGTGGAGCTCCTGGACCCCAGCTACCCCGAGCGGGTGGCGGAAGCCCTGGAGGCCACCGGCTGCCCCCCGGGGGACCTGGTCCTGGAGGTCACGGAAACCTCCCTCATCCCCGATGAACGGGGCCGGGACGCCACCCAGACCCTGCAGGCCCTCCGGGGGCTTGGGGTGCGGGTCTTTCTGGACGACTTCGGCTCGGGTTACTCTAGCCTGGAGCGCCTGGCGGGACTGGCCGTGGATGGGGTGAAGCTGGGCCAGGCCTTCACCCGGGCCCTGGGATGCCCCCCAAACCCGGAAAGCCCCGCCGCCCGGCTGGTGGCCGCCGTCTTGGCCCTGGCCCAGGCCCTGGGCCTCACCGCCGTCGCCGAGGGCATCGAGGACGAGGCCGCCCTGGACTACCTCAAGGGGCTCGGCTTCCCCCTGGGGCAGGGCTTCCTCTGGGGTAGGCCCGCCCCCTTATAA
- a CDS encoding diguanylate cyclase has product MVLPYPVVALGALLLGLLAGLLGYEPYVLPWFMILTAATASVHGLGWGLLAAGTSTLVLLSLPGFSPMAAALLLLSAWLADGIGRSLRRAHRRAKALAQGQRLLAGALEALPEARSRESLLRELPERLAALGEGGHVGVWVPEGEGFRLLAASTPLSLAWVPGTGVLGRASREGRPVHVPDVRQEPGYIPAPGLPTLAELALPLKERGEVVAVLNLERGRPFLAEEVEGLARLAQAVGLELERLADLRERHLLAELSQRLQSARTLEEAAEKALALLLEALDLEAGVIWEAQGAWMRPLGHRGVGEESLLQVLREGLPFGQGLAWRVYETGTPVFTARYPEEAAPVPALKALDWRTLVAHPIPAPLAPRSRRVLVLGRREERPWRRGERELLLLAARTLGLGFERLEEKRRHEAVNRLFLELLEKPPEELYGPLLQRAVSLVPGSEAGSLVALEEGEYRFRAAVGYDLEGLKAVAFRREDQLLWYGLGEAQARRGEPRIMSLLERPIAEISHRSAPPEIIDTAGRVREIQANLCLPIPYKGEVLAYLNLDNLHDPRAFGEDSLEAARFFAAPLATLLHESRTRKLLEEAALTDPLTGLGNRRAFERLLLEELRRAERYGHPLSLAILDLRGFKQVNDRLGHTVGDLALMKVAEALERERRNGDRLFRWGGDEFAALFPHTPKAGALIAAHRYARAIAGLCFEGLCLGVNIGLAAYPEDGETPDALLSAADTRMYRAKAEGLPVLG; this is encoded by the coding sequence ATGGTCCTGCCCTACCCCGTGGTCGCCTTGGGCGCGCTCCTTCTGGGGCTGCTGGCGGGGCTTCTGGGTTACGAGCCCTACGTCCTCCCCTGGTTCATGATCCTCACCGCCGCCACCGCCAGCGTCCACGGGCTCGGCTGGGGGCTTCTGGCCGCAGGAACCTCCACCCTGGTCCTCCTGTCCCTCCCCGGCTTCAGCCCCATGGCCGCCGCCCTCCTCCTCCTCTCCGCCTGGCTGGCGGACGGGATCGGCCGCAGCCTCCGCCGGGCCCACCGCCGGGCCAAGGCCCTGGCCCAGGGGCAGCGGCTCCTGGCGGGGGCCCTGGAGGCCCTACCGGAGGCCCGAAGCCGGGAGTCCTTGCTGAGAGAACTCCCCGAGCGCCTGGCCGCCTTGGGGGAGGGGGGGCACGTGGGGGTGTGGGTGCCCGAAGGGGAGGGCTTCCGCCTCCTGGCCGCCAGCACCCCCTTGAGCCTGGCCTGGGTCCCGGGCACCGGGGTGCTGGGCCGGGCCTCCCGCGAGGGGAGGCCGGTCCACGTGCCCGACGTGCGCCAGGAGCCCGGGTACATCCCCGCCCCCGGCCTCCCCACCCTGGCGGAACTGGCCCTGCCCCTGAAGGAGCGGGGGGAGGTGGTGGCCGTTCTGAACCTGGAACGGGGCCGCCCCTTCCTGGCGGAGGAGGTGGAAGGCCTGGCCCGGCTGGCCCAGGCGGTGGGCCTGGAGCTGGAGCGCCTGGCCGACCTCAGGGAGCGGCACCTCCTGGCGGAGCTTTCCCAAAGGCTACAAAGCGCCCGCACCCTGGAGGAGGCCGCGGAAAAGGCCCTGGCCCTCCTCCTGGAGGCCCTGGACCTGGAGGCCGGGGTCATCTGGGAGGCCCAGGGGGCCTGGATGCGCCCCTTGGGCCACCGGGGCGTGGGGGAGGAGAGCCTCCTTCAGGTGCTTCGGGAGGGCCTCCCCTTCGGCCAGGGCCTGGCCTGGCGGGTCTACGAGACGGGAACCCCGGTCTTCACCGCCCGCTACCCGGAGGAGGCCGCCCCTGTACCTGCCCTAAAAGCCCTGGACTGGCGTACCCTGGTGGCCCACCCCATCCCCGCCCCCTTGGCCCCCAGGAGCCGCCGGGTGCTGGTCCTGGGCCGGAGGGAGGAAAGGCCCTGGCGCAGGGGGGAGAGGGAGCTCCTCCTCCTCGCCGCCCGCACCCTGGGCCTGGGGTTCGAGCGCCTAGAGGAAAAGCGGCGCCACGAAGCGGTGAACCGGCTCTTCCTGGAACTTTTGGAGAAGCCTCCCGAGGAGCTCTACGGCCCCCTTTTGCAAAGGGCGGTGTCCCTGGTGCCGGGCAGCGAGGCGGGAAGCCTCGTGGCGCTGGAGGAGGGGGAGTACCGCTTCCGGGCAGCGGTGGGATACGACCTGGAGGGGCTCAAGGCCGTGGCCTTCCGCCGGGAAGACCAGCTCCTCTGGTACGGCCTGGGGGAGGCCCAGGCCCGCCGGGGAGAGCCCCGGATCATGAGCCTCCTGGAAAGGCCCATCGCGGAGATCAGCCACCGAAGCGCCCCCCCGGAGATCATCGACACCGCCGGCCGGGTTCGGGAGATCCAGGCCAACCTCTGCCTGCCCATCCCCTACAAGGGGGAGGTCCTGGCCTACCTCAACCTGGACAACCTCCACGACCCCAGGGCCTTTGGGGAGGACTCCCTGGAGGCGGCCCGCTTCTTCGCCGCGCCCCTCGCCACCCTGCTCCACGAAAGCCGTACCCGCAAGCTCCTGGAGGAGGCGGCCCTCACCGACCCCCTCACGGGCCTCGGGAACCGCCGGGCCTTCGAGCGCCTGCTCCTGGAGGAGCTCCGCCGGGCGGAGCGCTACGGCCACCCCCTGTCCCTGGCCATCCTGGACCTCCGGGGTTTCAAGCAGGTGAACGACCGGCTGGGCCACACGGTGGGGGACCTGGCCCTCATGAAGGTGGCGGAAGCCCTGGAAAGGGAAAGGCGCAACGGGGACCGCCTCTTCCGCTGGGGCGGGGACGAGTTCGCCGCCCTCTTCCCCCACACCCCCAAGGCGGGGGCCCTCATCGCCGCCCACCGCTACGCTCGGGCCATCGCGGGGCTTTGCTTCGAGGGCCTCTGCCTGGGGGTGAACATCGGCCTGGCCGCCTACCCCGAGGACGGGGAGACCCCGGACGCCCTCCTCTCCGCCGCGGACACCCGGATGTACCGGGCCAAGGCCGAGGGGCTTCCGGTATTGGGCTGA
- the hemG gene encoding protoporphyrinogen oxidase, which yields MAQVAVVGGGWAGLAAALALKEAGVDFLLLEAAPRLGGKVFTHRGEGLLVEGGPDASVRYKKEVLELGERLGLTPIGTLPARPAAYILRRGKAHPLPEGLLQIVPGDLRGLARTSLLSLPGKLRALYDLLLPRGGKEDESLWAFVTRRLGREVYEALVAPLAGGIYGGEPEELSMRAAFPQLLELERRHRSLLLGALRARKARGSREGGSLFFSFQEGLAALTRRLAEALGERILLATPALGLEAGKGGYRLHTPRGVLEAEAVVLATPAPQAAALLRPFLPEATALLKGIPHTPAATVSLAFPEDLPVGGHGLLIAKGEGYRVRGFTWTHRKWPGRAPEGWSLVRGYFSGEAARLSEAELARVALEDLRRFLGREVRPARTFAFRFPEGMPAYRVGHLERMDRLEMTLLKAPGLFLAGNYLQGVGLPEVVRSGRRAAERALGYLALTPTP from the coding sequence GTGGCTCAGGTAGCCGTGGTGGGCGGGGGCTGGGCGGGGCTGGCCGCCGCCCTGGCCCTCAAGGAAGCCGGGGTGGACTTCCTCCTCCTGGAGGCCGCCCCCAGGCTGGGAGGGAAGGTCTTCACCCACCGCGGGGAGGGCCTCTTGGTGGAGGGAGGGCCGGACGCCAGCGTCCGCTACAAGAAGGAGGTGCTGGAGCTAGGGGAGCGCCTCGGCCTAACCCCCATCGGCACCCTTCCCGCCAGGCCCGCGGCCTACATCCTGCGCCGGGGCAAGGCCCATCCCCTGCCCGAAGGCCTTCTGCAGATCGTCCCCGGGGACCTCAGGGGCCTCGCCCGCACCTCCCTCCTCTCCCTCCCCGGCAAGCTCCGGGCCCTTTACGACCTCCTCCTGCCCCGGGGCGGCAAGGAGGACGAGAGCCTTTGGGCGTTTGTGACGAGGCGGCTCGGGCGTGAGGTCTACGAGGCCCTGGTGGCCCCCCTGGCCGGGGGGATCTACGGGGGAGAGCCCGAGGAGCTTTCCATGCGGGCGGCCTTCCCCCAGCTCCTGGAGCTGGAGCGCAGGCACCGTAGCCTCCTCCTGGGGGCCTTGCGGGCCCGGAAGGCCCGGGGAAGCCGGGAAGGGGGGAGCCTCTTCTTCTCCTTCCAAGAGGGCTTGGCGGCCCTCACCCGCAGGCTGGCCGAGGCCCTCGGGGAAAGGATCCTCCTCGCCACCCCGGCCCTGGGCCTGGAGGCCGGGAAGGGGGGCTACCGCCTGCACACCCCCAGGGGCGTCCTGGAGGCGGAGGCGGTGGTCCTGGCCACCCCCGCCCCCCAGGCGGCGGCCCTCCTCCGGCCCTTCCTCCCGGAGGCCACCGCCCTCCTCAAGGGCATCCCCCACACCCCCGCGGCCACGGTGAGCCTGGCCTTCCCCGAGGACCTCCCCGTGGGGGGGCATGGCTTGCTGATCGCCAAGGGGGAGGGCTACCGGGTCCGGGGCTTCACCTGGACCCACCGGAAGTGGCCGGGAAGGGCCCCGGAGGGATGGTCCTTGGTGCGGGGCTACTTCTCCGGGGAGGCGGCCCGGCTTTCCGAGGCCGAGCTGGCCCGGGTGGCCCTGGAGGACCTCCGCCGCTTCCTGGGCAGGGAGGTGCGGCCCGCGCGCACCTTTGCCTTCCGCTTCCCCGAGGGGATGCCCGCCTACCGGGTGGGCCACCTGGAGCGCATGGACCGCCTGGAGATGACCCTCCTCAAGGCCCCAGGCCTCTTCCTGGCGGGAAACTACCTCCAGGGGGTGGGCCTCCCCGAGGTGGTGCGCTCGGGGCGGAGGGCGGCGGAGCGGGCCCTCGGGTACCTGGCCCTTACCCCCACCCCCTAG